gtataataagagactgactgttggggtttatgccctaaaacccaatttattggcatgtatttaataattaaattgtttaattatatgagactatctataaatgaactaagacattatcatagtccatgaaatgcattgtatgtgatttatgtgaaaagtcacagaagatataaatcacaagttctttgtaaactcagaagtttagttcgtagtcggtgatgaaattgggcgttttatctgcgaagactataacatatcaactaagatgatttgtcttgatcatggaagtggagacttctagttggtatgttgatatgttttaagagttaagacatattgaactggaccgctgtgagatttattattctcctaatgactgtcaaatgaataataaatctcacgacttctatttacatcaactctaaatcctgagagaataatggacctgatcatgagatgtaggttgctttgatatatcaggagtgagatctattagttacggtcaaaatctcagtatgttgggcatccacatttagtgttgatggaacatatattctcaagatggaattcatagtctcttaatggagatacaaaatattcccttgagataagtttaatggatttagttattcagagtgttgggcccaaccactttagtaaggagttactaaagtatatatttatgaaattggatttcataaatatatgacgaataacataaaggattaaaccgggtactcaaggattaagatgtagtaatcttcaaagtggcagtctatattcatgactttggattactacgaatattttaatgaaggggttgcatgcataataaagtcttgggatataatttattaataaggcctagagtgcaattatatttatatagtggttttaaatataattaatggtaattttgggcttgtcaagagttgacggaaaagtccaaggcccattggagctagtgtcttattggtctcttttggtcccactccaagccacacactaaagcccaattggaaaggcctaataggccaacccaattagataatcagttagttataaagggagaaacatacagaatttttattagaagagattagaaaagaaaaagaaacggtgtgtgagagagtgtgagacacactttcattctccctttgaaaactgattgagagaccacacatcttgggcgtaaagtggaattggagtgaagattaaaagtgttcccaagtgcttctaatctttgttttgaatttctccacaccaaggtacgctatcttgttcttaaattctgaaatttacatagtgcatgttatcaatcatgaatgaaatagatcctagttcgtcgcttccgctgtgggttttacatgagatgcaaaaccagaatttttccttcactgacctctatccatgacaaataggggtaagtggatcacacacaaagactaaccctaatcagagtgtgcctgctctaataccacttgataggccaaaaacatattgaccctttgtgatggattaagttgattaattagccaagtttattaattaaccaaattaacatgcaaacgcgtggtagcacaaacaaatcaccaataaactaaagtgcagcggaaaataaattgacaaggtaatttgtttacgaatggggaaaatctccaaggcaaaaacctcactgggtgattttaaggtcaccactcccgaaatttcactattatcacaacaagcggttacaagtaaaggaatcccaagtaccttaccaacctacagttgaatccttaccccaatacccaattggatttgttctgtagtgacaatttctcctttcaatgcacaactcccaatacgtgactaaccaattgcgcggattccagtacgcgacttcaatcaccaactaaagaagattgttggctgcaaagttcttcaattcatccacacaatgaagatcaagaagattcttggttacaaaaccctacggtgcacattacacagaaacttcttcacaagaaagatgaactaggacaaGAATTTTGTCTCTCgtcacaatttgcttgaacaaggatttctcaatgttTATGCAACTTGTGTaccctttgacggcccttaaaataatttttttatatgtctagggttatgagaaaagaaagcccaaagacacatccatggattggaatcaaaacagaactcaaaatctgtttttcttaaacctcgacagatagaggctGTCGAGCACCTatcaagaagctgtcgagccCCAAAGCTGTCGATCCTcagggctggaacagctctttaaacctcgacacatgctagttgtcgagctttaatgaacttgcacttctcagcttgttttttgaacagacttgatgacttcaacacttgatcttgaaacacagtttcttgaagcataaaactcatcctaaatctacccaattacaagtaaagtgcattttgttaaaggattagtcaattacataaaagaatgacatatgttttaaacaagtgaaacatatatgtcctaacataataattaggattttttttatgcatcttGTAGTTTGCTATTTAagcactttttattattattgtcgACTCCATTTCTAcatggtgctgactccaagcaaccTTTAGGTGCTGACTCATAGGgtttattctttgttttgttgttgGTTAATTATCACATTAAAATAGTGTGGTTGTCCTACATCAATTCTAAGTTTGAAATTATTTGATATAAAACTTTTCCGTGCATAGCAAGGTTTAGcgactagttttttttttttttttttttttttttttttttaataatggaGGCAAGCATTTGTCACTTTCCCATTGCAAAGAATTTGCTTGCTGTtgaaagagatagagttttgaTAAAATATGACAACATTTATTTGGTGCACATTTGACTAGTTGAATTTATTATTTCAGTTGTAATAGTCTTAGACTGATTTTGctggatataagaaaaaaatcaaaatcaaaatcagtccattattttgaaattttttttatggactgatttttattttatcttttatatatatatatatatatatatatattatcttataTTTTGGACACGTGGGTGCTGCAGAATTGGTCCATTATGTTACCAATCTAACGCAATCACTTACGTAATAATTACGTAAGTGATTGCGTTAGATTGGTAATATAATAGATCAATCCTCGATCGCATCATATCAACTATTGATTATCTGCTCCTTAGTTTATCATCGTAATTATTTACATGATGAACATGACTCGCATGAAAAATGGCGTTCGTGGTCGGCCGTTTGTCTATTATAAAAAGTTCTTGGTTGACCCAAATTCTACAAAAATAGTCCtatcacagagagagagagagagagagagagagagagagagagatgggttccGTTAGCGCAGGTGTTAAACCTCATGTAGTTTGCGTCCCAGTCCCCCTTCAAGGTCACATAAACCCAATGCTCCAGTTAGCAAAACTCCTTCACCATAAAGGGTTTCACGTAACATTTGTAAACACAGAGTACAACCACAAACGCTTACTCCGGTCTCGAGGCCCCAACTCCCTTGATAGCTTGCCTGGCTTTCACTTCGGAACCATTCCTGATGGCCTACCACCTTCAGACGCAGATGTCAGCCAAGACATTCCCTCTCTTGCTGAATACCTCCCAAAGACTTGCCTTGTCCCACTTTGCAACCTCATTTCCAAACTCAACGACACTTCGTCTTCGAACGTGCCTCCTGTTACTTGTATTGTCGCAGATGGTTGCATGTCCTTCACTCTTGATGCTGCTGACAAATTCGGAATTCCATGTCTGCTTTTTTGGACATCTAGCGCTTGTGCCTTCTTAAGCATTATGCATTTTCGACATTTTGCAGAACGAGGTTTGATACCCCTCAAAGGTATGATTTTATTTAGAGAGATCCGCTCCCATTCagatccttttattttttataagcttTAATCAAGAAtaagatataaaataaatgtcaTCTATTTTACTTTATGTGCTTTACATGTATTTGATgattattggattttttttcaatatcacGCGTGttatataagaataaaaatatgaggaaattgcaaattttaaataagaatGCTCTCCTAAATTTGTATCAACGTGATGTTGAAAACAAATATAAGGAAAttgcaaattttaaaaaagaaagctCTCCTAAATTTGTATCAACGTAAATTGACATTGGTATTTGATGTGTAAATTAAAATCACATTCAAATGTTATGCATTTAAAATCAAAAATACAATAGACATATACGCGGAAAATCtgcaataaaattttctatatgtctAATCACACTCAAtatctataaaattataaaggtttcccttttcactttttttatttattgaatatttGTATGCTAGTTCTTAGTATTTTACTTGGGATATGCTATTCACAATGATCAAAACTATGTGATTTGCAGATGCGAGCTATCTAACAAATGGATACTTGGAAACTGTAATAGATTGGATTCCGGGGATGAAAAACATTCGTCTTAAGGATATTCCAAGTTTTGTTAGAGTAACAGATGAGAATGACATCATGTTCAACTTCTTCATCCATGAAACTGAGAGAGTTTCAAGAGCTTCAGCTGTCATTTTGAACACATTTGAACCCTTCGAAGAGGAAGTGTTGGATGCTTTATCCAACATGCTTCCTTGTATATACACCATTGGACCACTTGTGTCACTTGTGGACCAAATTGAGGACAATAACTTGGAATCAATAGGTTCCAATCTGTGGAAAGAAG
This portion of the Castanea sativa cultivar Marrone di Chiusa Pesio chromosome 7, ASM4071231v1 genome encodes:
- the LOC142643498 gene encoding 7-deoxyloganetin glucosyltransferase-like, which codes for MGSVSAGVKPHVVCVPVPLQGHINPMLQLAKLLHHKGFHVTFVNTEYNHKRLLRSRGPNSLDSLPGFHFGTIPDGLPPSDADVSQDIPSLAEYLPKTCLVPLCNLISKLNDTSSSNVPPVTCIVADGCMSFTLDAADKFGIPCLLFWTSSACAFLSIMHFRHFAERGLIPLKDASYLTNGYLETVIDWIPGMKNIRLKDIPSFVRVTDENDIMFNFFIHETERVSRASAVILNTFEPFEEEVLDALSNMLPCIYTIGPLVSLVDQIEDNNLESIGSNLWKEEPGCVEWLNSKEPNSVVYVNYGSITIMTPQQLIEFAWGLANSEKSFLWIIRPDLVGGDSAIIPFEFVTETKDRGMLASWCPQEQILKHPSIGGFLTHSGWNSTLESMCCGVPMISWPFFADQQTNCRYCCVEWGIAMEIDNNVQRDAVEKLVRELIDGEKGKEIKKNVMEWKTKAKDSTKPGGSSYQNLDKLIAEVLLARNV